The Verrucomicrobium spinosum DSM 4136 = JCM 18804 DNA segment GGCGAAACTACATTAGAATCCGGAAGCAGGGGTTCGACTCCCTATGTGCCGCGAAAGCGGCACAGTAGCTCGGGATTGAGCGCCGGATGTTGTTTCTCCACCTCCTTGTCGTCAGCACCTTATCTGGCTCAAACACCCCTTTTACCAATGACGGCGAATGCCCGAAGGAGCTCCTTTTCCCCAAGCACAGACATGGGTTCGATTCCCATCTGCGGGACGAACACCCCGCAGTAGCTTAATGGTAGAGCAGTGAAAAGCTTCCTCACCCCTTGTCGCCGTCACCTTTTTCAAACACGTCAATGCCACATCGTGGCCCGCTTTGCGCGGGCGGATGCCGGGGAAACTACATCTTACTTGGTTACGGGTTCGACTCCCGTCTCGTGCTGGTTCAGCACGGGTAGCTCAATGGCAGAGCAGGAAAAACAGGTTTCGCCATTCCTTGCCGCCCACGCTCATTTCATTCAATTCAGCCTTTTCACCTCCTCACTTCAATCATGTCCGATACCTCAGTCATCTCCCCTTTCCACGTCACCGGTGAAGCCGAAGCCATTCTCCCTGCCCGGGACAGCAAAGGCAAGCCGATCACCGTGATCGGAACGGAGGCCATCCGCAACAGCTTCGACGCCACGTGTGTGGCGCAGGCGCTCAACTCCCGCTCCGCTCCGGGGGTGACGGATCTCGTGCTCAATCCAGATGCGCATGCTGGCTACGGGGCTCCGGTGGGTTGCGTCATGGTCTCGCCAACGCACATCTATCCAGGCCCGGTGGGCGTGGATATCAAGTGCTCGATGAGCCTGCTCCAGCTGAACATTCCGGATGACGTCATCGCGGACAAGGCGGTGCGTCGTGCCCTCATCAATGCCATTGTGGAACGCACGCCTACGGGGGCCGGGCGCGGTCAGCGCACAGCCAAGAAATCCCGTCATGTGAATGGGGACCTCGGTGAAAAGGTGGTGACCCAGGGTGCCTCCAAGGAAGTGTGCGAAGCGCTCGGGATCCCGCCGGAATGGGCGGCCCGCTGCGAAGACAGCGCGCATGTCGGTCATGACGGAAACGTCTCCACGCTCATCGAGCGCCTCGAGAAGATGCGCCGTTTCAACGGCTACCCCAACTTCGACAAGAAGGTGGAGCAGCTCGGTTCCTACGGTGGAGGAAACCACTTCGGAGAATGCGAACGCGTGGAGCTTGCCGAAGGATCTCCCGAGGCGCGCCGTGCGGCCGAGGCCTTTGGTCTGAAGGATGGTCATGTGGCCTTCCTCTCCCACTGCGGATCCCGCGGGTTCGGTCATGACCTGGCCTCGCGCCAGTTCAAGTCCCTGGAAGCCTTCTTCCGCCAGTGGTCGCTGCCGTTCCCGGCGGAGGACCGCCAGCTCGTCTATGCACCGCTCGGTTCGCCGGAGGCCAACGCTTACCTGGACGACATGTCCCTGGGGGCGAACTTCGCCACCGTGAACCACCTGCTCATCAACTCGCTCGTGCTGGAGGCCTTCCAGGAAGTGCTTCCTGGAACCCAGGGGGAGCTCGTGTACTTCATCAGCCACAACATCGCCCGCGAAGAGCTGGTGGATGGGCGCAACACCTGGGTGCACCGCAAGGGGGCCACCCGCGCCTTCCCTGCCCTGCACCCGGGGTTAAAGGAAACGCCATTCCACGAGACCGGTCACCCGATCCTCCTGCCCGGCAACCCGCGGGACGGCTCCGTCGTCATGGTGGCCAAGCCCGGTGCCGTGAAGTCCTGCTACAGTGTGAACCACGGTGCCGGACGCTGCATGGGGCGCAAGCAGGCAGGCCGCGTCCTGGATCAGAAGCTGGTGGACGCCGACTTCGTGACTCACGATATCCTCACCAACTGCCGCACCTACCCGATCGACGAAGCCCCGAACGCGTACAAGGATTTCAACGAAGTCCTGCGCTCCGTGGAAACCGCCGGCCTGGCCGAGACGGTCTGCAAACTCAAAGCCCGCTTCGTGATCAAAGACGCGAGCGAAGCGGATGACTAGCCGCATTCAACCAAGCACCAAGCACCAAGCACCAAGAACCCATCCCCCATGCTCCTTCTCTCCGGCCTTGAAGGCGGTGGCCAGTTGCTACGCACCTCCCTCTCGCTCTCCCTGATCACTGGCAAAGCGTTTCACATGACCTGCATCCGCGGAGCCCGGCCCAAGCCGGGACTCATGCGGCAGCACCTTACTTGTGTGAACGCGGCGGCGGAGATCTGCGGGGCTGCGGTGGAGGGCGCGCATCTGGGTTCCCAAGAGCTGAAATTTCATCCCGGCCCGGTGCGCGCTGGCGACTACCAGTTTGCCATCGGCAGCGGCGGGGCCACCACCCTGGTGCTGCAGACGCTGCTGCCCGCGCTGCTCCATGCTCCCGGCCCCAGCACGGTGCGCATCGAGGGCGGCACCCACAACCCGCTCGCTCCGCCGTTCGAGTTCATTGAAGAGTGCTTCCTCCCGGTGCTGCACCGCATGGGGGTGAAAGCGTCTGTCACGCTCGGCCGCCCCGGCTTCATGCAGTCTGGGGGCGGCTTCCTAAAGGCTGACGTCTTGCCCATGAAGAAGTGGAAGAAGCTCGATCTGCATGAACGCGGGGAGCTGGTGACGAAGTTCGGCACGGTCCTCAACGCCCACCTCGATGGCAGCATCGTGCAGCGTGAGGTGAAGACCCTGCTGGGCCACCTGGGCTGGGAACCGGATGCGGTGAACGTTCGCGCCGTGCCTGAAAGCACCGGCCCGGGCAACATCGTCATGCTAGGGGCCCGGTTCGAGCACATCACAGAGCTGTCCTCCTCCGTCGCCCAGATGGGACGCTCCGCCGAGCAGGTCGGCTCCACCGCCGCCAAAGGCCTGATCAAGTACCTGGAAAACGACGCCCCGGTGGGCGTGCACCTCGCCGATCAGTTGCTCCTGCCCCTCGCTCTCGCTGGCAAGGGGTCCTTCACCACCTTTGCCCTGAGCCGTCACACCATGAGCAACATGGCGCTCATCCCGAAGTTTCTGGAGGTGGCGTTTGAGGTGGAGGAGAAGGAGCGGGGGATGAAGGAAATAGGCATCAGACACCAGACTGCCAGAATCCAGACGTCAGACCTGAACTCTGGGGCATGAAAAAGTAGTAGAGAGCTTTAGCGCGTCAGTCGCGCTACTCACGTGCTCCCATACCGAGCTAAAGCTCTGCACTACTTTCAACTGCCAACTGCGCGGGCAACTCTCAGGTCTGATGTCCGGCGTCTGGTGTCTTCTCGACCTGCGGCGCATGCTTCACCGCCAGATCTTCACCGACATGGATGCGACGGAATCGTCACCCGTCCCCGCTTTCACGTCTGGGGAGGCCGGAGTTAGGAACGAGGTTCATCCTCAAACCATCCTCCCATGAAGCACTCCCGTTTACTACAGAGACTCGCGGCCACCTCCCTGGCGGCCCTGCCTCTGCACTCCGGCCTGGCAGCCGATTTCACCGTCCCCTCCAGCCCGACGGACAACTCTGCCAAGACGCTCACCACCGGCAACACGGGCACCGTACAGGCTGGAGGCACGCTTTCCGTCAGCGGCAGCACGACCGCCGTCAACATCACCGGCTCCGGCACAGTCAATGTGGTGAACAGCGGCAGCATCTTGCAAACAGGCACGGGGCGGGCCATCGACAACACCGGCAGCGGCAACTCCGGCACGCGCATCATCACCAACAACGCCGGCGCCCTGATCCAGACGGCGGACGCGGACACGATTCGCATCAATCGCGGGGACAGCAATGTCACGATCAACAACTACGGCACGGTGCGATCCAACAACGCCAGCAAGGGTGGCAGCCAGGCGCTGGACCTTGCCGCGATCACCACCGGCAGCAATACGGTCAACAACTACCTCGGGGGCTTGTTTGAGGCCACCGCCGCAGACGCGATCCGCCCGGGCGTGAACGGGGTGGTCAACAACTGGGGAGCCATCAGCGCGCTCCCCGCAATGGAAATGGACGGCCTGCTCCGGGTCGTCTCCGGTAGCGACGGGATCGACGCGCAGGCCAACACTGGCATCAAAGTTTACAACTACGGCACTGTCTCCGGCCGCCACGGCATCACCGGTGAAGACGGCGGCAGTGGTTTCAACATCACGGTCACCAACTATGCCGGTGCAGTGATCCAGGGCGTGAACGGTTCAGGCATCAACATCGATGAGAGCAGTTCCTCCGCCATCATCACCAACTACGGCTCCATCATCGGGAACTATGACAGCACCAAGTACGATGTGGGCGACGGCGATGGCGTGGACGTGGACGGCACGGTGACACTCATCAACTACGGTGCCATCCGCGGCGTCAACGCGGGCGGCCTGAACGACGGTTCCCTCAACAACTCCGAAGGCGTCTCCATCGGCGGCGGCACCATTGTCAACCACGTGGGTGCGGAAATCACCGGTGAAAACAATGCGGCGACGCCTTCCGTGGGCAACGGCATTCTGGTGGATGACTCCAACGGCAGCAATGCGTTTGCAGCAACGAGCATCACCAACAGCGGCCTGATCCAGGGCAAGAGCGGCTTTGGCATCAAGATCATCGGCACCTTCGCCGACACCCTCATCAACAACGCGACGGGATTGATCAAAGGGGCCGGTGATGTGACGACCGTCCAGATGGGCGGCGGGGCCGACCTCATGACCAACCGTGGCACCGTCATCAGCATGAGCGGCAATGCCATCGATCTGGGCGAGGGCGATGACTCGCTCTTCATCCTCGGCGGAGAAGCGGCCATCGTGGGCGATGTCCACGGCGGTACAGGAGCCAACACTCTGGTGATCAACCCCGGCGCGGGCGGACGCTTTGTCTTCAACCACTCCTTCTACGACTTCCAGAATGCGCAGTTCCAGGGCGGCACCACGGTGCTCAACGGCACGAGCTTCCTGGCTGGCACCACGTCTGTCACCGGCGGCAGCCTGCTGGTGAACGGCAACCTCATGACGCCCCAGGTCAATGTCTCCCGCGGGGCCCTGCTGGGTGGCAACGGCTACATCTCCGGCAATGTGCACAACGCTGGCACCGTGAGCCCCGGCAACTCCATCGGCCACCTCACGATTGGCGGAAACTACACCCAGACTTCCGGCGGCACGCTGCTCATTGAAGTGGCCGGCCCAGGGCGCTATGACCGCCTCACTGTGCACGGCACCGCGCATCTGGACGGCACGCTCCGCATTGCGGCGCTGAACAAGCATGTGTCCTTTGGCGACCAGTACCCCTTCCTCCACGCGGGCAAGATCACGGGCCGCTTTGATCGCATTGTCATGCCGAATCCCGGCGTGCTGCGTGGTCGCTTCCTGACCGAAGGGGGCACCGGCATCCTGCTCGTGGCTCCGGCCAGCTACACCCTCGTGGCCCAGACGCCCAACCAGACCCGCCTCGCACTTGCGCTGGATCACTGGATCGGCACCGAGCACGGCGACATCGGCGAAGTCACCCTCGCCCTGGATGTCCTGCGCGCCGATCAATATCCCGCCGCGTTTGAAGCCATCCTGCCCACCTACTATGACGGCGCGCTCCGCACCGGCATTGAGCTCAGCCACAATCACGGCCAGCTCCTCCACCAGCAGCTCAGCGCCCGCCGCCTCGGCCAGCGCGCCCTGGCGGGCGAGGCAGCTCCCGCCCCCGCCCCAACCGTTGGTTCCAAGAACCCGAAAGCTGTGCAGAAGGTCGCGGCTCCAGTCCAGCCTCCCGTGGGTGATGACGCCCGGTGGAATGCCTGGGTGCAAGGCAGCGGCCTCTTCTCCAGCGGCGGCTTGAGCCTGACTCCCGGCGAAGACTTTGAGAGCGGCACCATCCTGGTCGGTGCCGACTACGCCCTGAGCGAGCACTTCGCCCTCGGCCTCTTCGCCAGCTATCAGGAGGGCTGGGGCGACTACGCCAACGGCGGTGAGACCGACATCGAGTCCGTCCGCTTCGGCCTGTATGCCACCATCGACCATGAGGGTTTCTATGCCAACGCAGCGGTTGGCGGCGGCACCACGGACTACAGCATTGTGCGCCCCCTCTCATGGGCCTCCCTGGATCGCACCGCCCGGAGCAATCCGGATGCAGCAGAGTTCTTCTCCCTCATCGGCACCGGCTATGACTTACAGTTCGGCAACTTCACCGTGGGTCCTCAACTGAGCGCCCAATACACCCGCCTGGAGATGGACGGCGTGACGGAAACCGGTGCCGGCGTGCTGAACCTGGGCCTGGATGACTCCACCAGCGAAAGCTTCCGCACCTATCTGGGCGGTCGCCTCGCCTACACCATTCATGCGAGCGAGACCGTCGCCATCATCCCCGAACTGCGCGTGTTCTGGCAACATGAGTTCCTTCAGGACGATGAAACCCTGCACGCCCGCCTGGATGGTGGCCGCGGCCCCGGCTTTGAGTACCGCAACGCCAACGACGACCGCGATGCCGTATTCGTCGGGGCTGGCGTCGGCGTTCAAGTGGGCACGGAGCTCTACTTCAACGTGTACTACAACGCCGACTTCGGTCGCGGTGACGACGGCAATCACGCCGTGTCTGCGAGCATGAACTTCAAGTTCTAATCAAGAGCTCAATCCCAGGTCCACGCGCCCCGGCCTCCTTCGCAAGAGACCGGGGCGTTTTGCTTCTGTCGCGCGAGGCCCCTTCAAACCTCGCAGCTCCTGACTGAGGCAACCGGGGCGGTCGCCCGGCAACCCAGGATGGTTGGATGGGAGGTGGGCCCCTCTGGCATCCACTCCGGGAGGCAACACCTCGACTTCCCGATGAGGAATGCCCGTTCGCTCATGCCTGGTGTCTTTGTCTCCCGCAATGCAGGCCTGAACTTCTTGCTACACCGTTGGATTCGGATTCAACTTTGGCGGCAAGGGGGGCGCGGGCCGTGACTGCGGCGGACTTCCTGTGAACCCACCCAGCTTCTCCACCCAGTTCACCCGGGCGGTCAGCAGCATGAGCAGCGCCAGCGTCAGGATGGCTCCGATGGTGATGGTCAGCCCCGTGAGCCCGTCAAAGAAAAAGCTGTAGCTGAAGAGCACCATGTACACGGTCTGCGCGGCCAGGGCGACCCAGAACATCTTCCGCCCCGACACGGCTCCGACATAGGGGCAGACCAGCGCCAGCGACACGACGGCAGAGATGATGAAGCTCAGGTGCAGCGGCACCAGATCCACCAGGTAGGCAAACAGGAGCTGGAAAGCAAAGCAACCCGCCGCCAGGAAGAAGTAGTTCATGGGGTGCAGGTTGGCTCCATAAACCATGCCCACGATGAGCAGCACCGTGAAGAAGAACACGAGGGACACGGGGGCAAAGAACGCAATGCGCGAGGCCACCGGACCGGCATTGAGCACCTTGGGCATGTCCATGCCGATGGCGGGCGCGGAGAGCACATCCGGGTAGTCCCAGGTGAATAGCTTGTTGTTGACATCTCGATCCGTGGGGGAGCCGGTGCCCTTGGGGAAGTTGATTTCATTGAAGTTCGTCTGCATGACCAGGCTGAACTGCGCCACCCGCCCCGCCTGGGGGAACGCGTAGCCCCAGGTGTCCATGCCGCGCGTTTCATAGGTCACCTTCAGCGGCACCGCGCTGCGGGCGGGCACCACCACGGCCTCAGTCACCATCCCGCCGGAAGGCGTGGCCTGGCTGGCAGCGGCCCCGCCCAGGGTGAAGGAGAAGCGCTGGTAGCTGGCGTCACCCGAGGGCAGAGGAAACTGCACATAGAGCGTCTGGGACACCGGCGTGGGGTTGGAGAATTCATACTCGGCGGCAAAGTCGGCGCGATAGGTCCGGTGCCAGAGCAGGCCGCGTTTTTTGGGATCGTAGTCCAGCTTCACCGTCACCTTGCTGCGACTGGGCTGCAGGGTGACGCGCCCCTTGGCGCCGGTGGGGCTGAAGTAGAAGGCCGTGGGATGCGCCTGACGCATCTCCGGCCCCCAGACATCCGTCACATCGTCACCAAGCTGGCTGCCGGAACCGGACGTGCGGACCTGGAGGGTGCGCCCCAGCACGGCCCAGGCCGCGGCGGTGCAGAGGGTGATGGCCGCGATGGCCAGAATGCGTAAAGGGGTCATGGCAAGATGGGGTGAAAGGGCTGAATGGATTGGATGGATTGGATGAAACTACCTGGATGAAGACGGCCGGGACGCGCCTACTGGAGCAGGCCGCTCTTTTGATAGAAGAGCTGTGCCTGGGGCCGCTCATTCCGGCAGAGCTTGCGCACCAGCCGGACGGTGTGGGCGTTATTTCCCGATCCCCCATCCGTCGCAGGGGCCGCGTGCTCGATCCCCTCCCCCACGCCGCTGATCTGGTAGGTGTCTGGGATCTCCACCGACCACAGCACCTCCTGGATGAAGAGCGGGGTGAGCGGCAGTTCCAGGCTGGTCTGGCCTTCCACGGCATGGAGCTTTTCCTTGGTCTCAGTGTAGGAGAAGGCCACCTGGCTCTTCACCGTCTTGGAGCTGGTGCCGGTATAGGGCAGCGGCACCTCCACCACGCCGTTTTCCCGCACGATGGGCTTCACCGGGGCACCGTCCACGGAGCACTTGAGGAGGTTGCTCTTCTCGGGCAGCGCCACGCTCCAGCGCAGGGCTTCATCATGCTCGATCTCCACCGTCCCGGTCGTGAGCACAGCACCGTCTCCCACCAGTTTGGTCACATAGTCACTGCGGGTGATGACGCCCACGGCCGTCTCCAGCCGCGGCAAGACCCGGCTTTGCAGAGTGACAGCGCTGGCAGCCGTCACGGTGCCGAACTCGGGGGCCTTGGTCTCCGCGATCACCCAGCGGGGCAGCTTGTGGGCAGGGATGGGGCCTTGCAATCCCACG contains these protein-coding regions:
- a CDS encoding RtcB family protein, whose amino-acid sequence is MSDTSVISPFHVTGEAEAILPARDSKGKPITVIGTEAIRNSFDATCVAQALNSRSAPGVTDLVLNPDAHAGYGAPVGCVMVSPTHIYPGPVGVDIKCSMSLLQLNIPDDVIADKAVRRALINAIVERTPTGAGRGQRTAKKSRHVNGDLGEKVVTQGASKEVCEALGIPPEWAARCEDSAHVGHDGNVSTLIERLEKMRRFNGYPNFDKKVEQLGSYGGGNHFGECERVELAEGSPEARRAAEAFGLKDGHVAFLSHCGSRGFGHDLASRQFKSLEAFFRQWSLPFPAEDRQLVYAPLGSPEANAYLDDMSLGANFATVNHLLINSLVLEAFQEVLPGTQGELVYFISHNIAREELVDGRNTWVHRKGATRAFPALHPGLKETPFHETGHPILLPGNPRDGSVVMVAKPGAVKSCYSVNHGAGRCMGRKQAGRVLDQKLVDADFVTHDILTNCRTYPIDEAPNAYKDFNEVLRSVETAGLAETVCKLKARFVIKDASEADD
- a CDS encoding inner membrane CreD family protein; this encodes MTPLRILAIAAITLCTAAAWAVLGRTLQVRTSGSGSQLGDDVTDVWGPEMRQAHPTAFYFSPTGAKGRVTLQPSRSKVTVKLDYDPKKRGLLWHRTYRADFAAEYEFSNPTPVSQTLYVQFPLPSGDASYQRFSFTLGGAAASQATPSGGMVTEAVVVPARSAVPLKVTYETRGMDTWGYAFPQAGRVAQFSLVMQTNFNEINFPKGTGSPTDRDVNNKLFTWDYPDVLSAPAIGMDMPKVLNAGPVASRIAFFAPVSLVFFFTVLLIVGMVYGANLHPMNYFFLAAGCFAFQLLFAYLVDLVPLHLSFIISAVVSLALVCPYVGAVSGRKMFWVALAAQTVYMVLFSYSFFFDGLTGLTITIGAILTLALLMLLTARVNWVEKLGGFTGSPPQSRPAPPLPPKLNPNPTV
- the rtcA gene encoding RNA 3'-terminal phosphate cyclase, with amino-acid sequence MLLLSGLEGGGQLLRTSLSLSLITGKAFHMTCIRGARPKPGLMRQHLTCVNAAAEICGAAVEGAHLGSQELKFHPGPVRAGDYQFAIGSGGATTLVLQTLLPALLHAPGPSTVRIEGGTHNPLAPPFEFIEECFLPVLHRMGVKASVTLGRPGFMQSGGGFLKADVLPMKKWKKLDLHERGELVTKFGTVLNAHLDGSIVQREVKTLLGHLGWEPDAVNVRAVPESTGPGNIVMLGARFEHITELSSSVAQMGRSAEQVGSTAAKGLIKYLENDAPVGVHLADQLLLPLALAGKGSFTTFALSRHTMSNMALIPKFLEVAFEVEEKERGMKEIGIRHQTARIQTSDLNSGA
- a CDS encoding autotransporter outer membrane beta-barrel domain-containing protein; the encoded protein is MKHSRLLQRLAATSLAALPLHSGLAADFTVPSSPTDNSAKTLTTGNTGTVQAGGTLSVSGSTTAVNITGSGTVNVVNSGSILQTGTGRAIDNTGSGNSGTRIITNNAGALIQTADADTIRINRGDSNVTINNYGTVRSNNASKGGSQALDLAAITTGSNTVNNYLGGLFEATAADAIRPGVNGVVNNWGAISALPAMEMDGLLRVVSGSDGIDAQANTGIKVYNYGTVSGRHGITGEDGGSGFNITVTNYAGAVIQGVNGSGINIDESSSSAIITNYGSIIGNYDSTKYDVGDGDGVDVDGTVTLINYGAIRGVNAGGLNDGSLNNSEGVSIGGGTIVNHVGAEITGENNAATPSVGNGILVDDSNGSNAFAATSITNSGLIQGKSGFGIKIIGTFADTLINNATGLIKGAGDVTTVQMGGGADLMTNRGTVISMSGNAIDLGEGDDSLFILGGEAAIVGDVHGGTGANTLVINPGAGGRFVFNHSFYDFQNAQFQGGTTVLNGTSFLAGTTSVTGGSLLVNGNLMTPQVNVSRGALLGGNGYISGNVHNAGTVSPGNSIGHLTIGGNYTQTSGGTLLIEVAGPGRYDRLTVHGTAHLDGTLRIAALNKHVSFGDQYPFLHAGKITGRFDRIVMPNPGVLRGRFLTEGGTGILLVAPASYTLVAQTPNQTRLALALDHWIGTEHGDIGEVTLALDVLRADQYPAAFEAILPTYYDGALRTGIELSHNHGQLLHQQLSARRLGQRALAGEAAPAPAPTVGSKNPKAVQKVAAPVQPPVGDDARWNAWVQGSGLFSSGGLSLTPGEDFESGTILVGADYALSEHFALGLFASYQEGWGDYANGGETDIESVRFGLYATIDHEGFYANAAVGGGTTDYSIVRPLSWASLDRTARSNPDAAEFFSLIGTGYDLQFGNFTVGPQLSAQYTRLEMDGVTETGAGVLNLGLDDSTSESFRTYLGGRLAYTIHASETVAIIPELRVFWQHEFLQDDETLHARLDGGRGPGFEYRNANDDRDAVFVGAGVGVQVGTELYFNVYYNADFGRGDDGNHAVSASMNFKF